A region from the Haloarcula limicola genome encodes:
- a CDS encoding MBL fold metallo-hydrolase, with protein sequence MSNTGYEPSELARRVRDDEDLFVLDVRNEEDYEEWRIPGSTNLPIYDDLLEYDYSSLEERLDDIPKEKEIAVVCVAGVTSARAAEFLRERGYDAESIDDGMNGWGKAHRQYEVEGVDGVVQVVRPGTGCVSYLAHDDGEAVVVDPTQYIEEYLEAADERDLEIVGVVDTHAHADHVSGARRLAGELDVPYYLHGEDAGELDEVSELEDGDAIDVGGRELDVHHTPGHTPGSASFDFGDALLSGDTLFLRSVGRPDLEDGSEDAVREAASRLFDSLDELTDFGDETVVLPGHFNDEEVRPLATELGDLVAESNNELLGYVEDGDEEAFVETIVESLADEPANYNEIKQINWGKEQPGGDVESLELGPNNCAAN encoded by the coding sequence CTACGAGGAGTGGCGGATACCGGGCAGCACGAACCTCCCGATATACGACGATCTCCTCGAATACGACTACTCCTCGCTGGAGGAGCGACTCGACGACATCCCGAAGGAGAAGGAGATCGCCGTCGTCTGCGTCGCGGGCGTCACATCCGCGCGCGCCGCGGAGTTCCTGCGCGAACGGGGCTACGACGCCGAGTCCATCGACGACGGGATGAACGGATGGGGGAAGGCACATCGCCAGTACGAGGTCGAGGGAGTCGACGGCGTCGTCCAGGTCGTCCGTCCCGGTACGGGCTGTGTCTCCTACCTCGCTCACGACGACGGCGAGGCCGTCGTCGTCGACCCGACGCAGTACATCGAGGAGTACCTCGAGGCCGCGGACGAGCGCGACCTCGAGATCGTCGGCGTCGTCGACACGCACGCCCACGCCGACCACGTCTCCGGCGCGCGCCGGCTGGCGGGCGAGCTCGACGTCCCCTACTACCTCCACGGCGAGGACGCCGGCGAACTCGACGAAGTGAGCGAGCTCGAGGACGGCGACGCGATCGACGTCGGCGGCCGCGAGCTCGACGTTCACCACACGCCCGGCCACACGCCCGGGAGCGCGTCCTTCGACTTCGGCGACGCGCTCCTCTCCGGCGACACGCTGTTCCTCCGCAGCGTCGGTCGCCCGGACCTCGAAGACGGTTCCGAGGACGCCGTCCGGGAGGCCGCGAGCCGACTGTTCGACAGCCTCGACGAGCTGACCGACTTCGGCGACGAGACCGTCGTCCTCCCTGGCCACTTCAACGACGAGGAAGTGCGCCCGCTCGCGACCGAACTCGGCGACCTCGTGGCGGAGTCGAACAACGAGCTCCTGGGCTACGTCGAAGACGGCGACGAGGAGGCGTTCGTCGAGACCATCGTCGAGAGCCTCGCCGACGAGCCCGCGAACTACAACGAGATCAAGCAGATCAACTGGGGCAAGGAGCAGCCGGGCGGCGACGTGGAGTCCCTCGAACTCGGCCCGAACAACTGCGCCGCTAACTGA
- the trxA gene encoding thioredoxin: MTVEPSTDSNGRSPAEPVAIDGQAALDEFVAENDVVLADFYADWCGPCKMLEPTVERLAADTDAAVAKVDVDANQPLAQAYGVRGVPTLILFAGGEKVEEVVGVQSGDRLRSLIERYA, from the coding sequence ATGACTGTAGAACCCTCGACCGATTCGAATGGCCGATCGCCCGCGGAACCGGTCGCTATCGACGGACAGGCGGCCCTCGACGAGTTCGTGGCCGAGAACGACGTGGTCCTCGCCGACTTCTACGCCGACTGGTGCGGACCCTGCAAGATGCTGGAACCGACTGTCGAACGGCTCGCGGCCGATACCGACGCCGCCGTCGCGAAAGTCGACGTCGACGCCAACCAACCGCTCGCGCAGGCCTACGGCGTCCGCGGCGTGCCGACGCTCATCCTCTTCGCCGGCGGTGAGAAGGTGGAGGAAGTCGTCGGCGTTCAATCGGGAGACCGGCTCCGGTCGTTGATAGAGCGCTACGCCTGA
- a CDS encoding HalOD1 output domain-containing protein, giving the protein MTGTKHVHSTAPAEPLSEAVVYAVAAAKGVDPLDLDERLYDHVNPEALDELFREPDSERHAALTFSMAGCRIEIENGEVVVVVTEPEEPSAPEVPA; this is encoded by the coding sequence ATGACCGGAACGAAGCACGTACACTCGACAGCACCGGCAGAACCGCTGAGCGAAGCCGTCGTCTACGCCGTCGCGGCGGCGAAGGGGGTCGATCCGCTCGATCTCGACGAACGCCTCTACGACCACGTCAATCCCGAAGCGTTGGACGAACTGTTTCGAGAGCCCGACTCCGAGCGCCACGCCGCGCTCACGTTCTCGATGGCCGGGTGTCGCATCGAGATAGAGAACGGCGAGGTCGTGGTCGTCGTGACCGAGCCCGAGGAACCGTCAGCACCCGAGGTACCCGCGTAG
- a CDS encoding (R)-citramalate synthase — MSQHTLFGDHPATRPLEEVGEVQFLDTTLRDGEQAPGVSLTPDDKADIARKLDEARIDVIEAGSACTGPGERETISRVAGLDLDATVTSFCRGIQRDIDLAVECDVDGVNLVVPASDRHVEGKVGTSKAENVRNTVELVEYAKSQGLWVEVIGEDGSRADVEYLEELLGAALDAGADRICWADTVGHATPDRALECVSRLSELGPVSTHTHDDLGMAVTNALVSVAAGADLVHGTINGIGERAGNVALEEVAIALSHGYGVETMELTEAYDLAELIASRTGIPLAPNKAVVGQNAFTHESGIHTDGTLKDDAMYEPYPPEKVGRERRLALGKHAGRAGVQAALDEHNVSVTDEQLSDIVARVKEIGDRGKRVTDADLLTIADEVTGKEKDRRVDLLGLTAVSGSDTPTASVRLSVDGEERKEAAVGSGPVDAAMNAAQTALSHTADASLEHYHVDAITGGTDAMVTVEIEMARGDDSVAVSASDSDITRASVRAMVDAMDRLISDEGETLVADD, encoded by the coding sequence GTGAGTCAGCACACACTGTTCGGGGACCATCCAGCGACGCGTCCCCTCGAGGAAGTCGGCGAGGTACAGTTCTTGGATACGACGCTGCGCGACGGCGAGCAGGCCCCGGGAGTCTCGCTGACGCCCGACGACAAGGCCGACATCGCGCGCAAGCTCGACGAGGCGCGAATCGACGTGATCGAGGCGGGCAGCGCCTGCACCGGTCCGGGCGAGCGCGAGACCATCTCGCGGGTCGCCGGGCTCGACCTCGACGCGACGGTGACGAGTTTCTGTCGGGGCATCCAGCGGGACATCGACCTCGCGGTGGAGTGCGACGTCGACGGCGTCAACCTCGTCGTGCCCGCGAGCGACCGCCACGTCGAGGGGAAGGTCGGCACCTCGAAGGCGGAGAACGTACGGAACACGGTCGAGCTCGTCGAGTACGCCAAGTCTCAGGGTCTCTGGGTCGAGGTCATCGGCGAGGACGGCTCCCGGGCGGACGTAGAGTATCTCGAAGAGCTGCTCGGGGCGGCGCTCGACGCCGGGGCCGACCGTATCTGCTGGGCGGACACCGTCGGCCACGCGACCCCGGACCGCGCGCTCGAATGCGTCTCGCGGCTCTCCGAGTTAGGGCCGGTCAGCACCCACACTCACGACGACCTCGGGATGGCGGTGACGAACGCGCTGGTCTCGGTCGCCGCGGGCGCGGACCTCGTCCACGGCACCATCAACGGCATCGGCGAGCGCGCCGGCAACGTCGCCCTGGAGGAGGTCGCCATCGCGCTGTCTCACGGCTACGGCGTCGAGACGATGGAACTCACCGAGGCGTACGACCTCGCGGAGCTCATCGCCAGTCGCACGGGCATCCCGCTGGCACCGAACAAGGCCGTCGTCGGGCAGAACGCCTTCACCCACGAGTCGGGCATCCACACCGACGGCACCCTGAAGGACGACGCGATGTACGAGCCGTACCCGCCGGAGAAGGTGGGCCGCGAGCGCCGCCTCGCGCTGGGCAAACACGCCGGCCGGGCCGGCGTGCAGGCCGCGCTCGACGAGCACAACGTCTCCGTCACCGACGAGCAACTCTCCGACATCGTCGCGCGCGTGAAGGAGATCGGCGACCGGGGCAAGCGCGTCACCGACGCCGACCTGCTGACCATCGCCGACGAGGTCACGGGCAAGGAGAAGGACCGCCGGGTCGACCTGCTCGGTCTGACCGCCGTTTCCGGGTCGGATACGCCGACGGCGAGCGTGCGCCTCTCGGTCGACGGCGAGGAGCGCAAGGAGGCCGCCGTCGGGTCCGGGCCGGTCGACGCCGCGATGAACGCCGCCCAGACGGCGCTCTCTCACACCGCCGACGCGTCGCTCGAACACTACCACGTCGACGCCATCACCGGCGGGACCGACGCGATGGTCACCGTCGAGATCGAGATGGCGCGCGGCGACGACTCCGTCGCGGTGTCGGCGAGCGACTCGGACATCACCCGCGCGTCCGTGCGGGCGATGGTGGACGCGATGGACCGCCTTATCTCGGACGAGGGCGAGACACTGGTCGCGGACGACTGA
- a CDS encoding HalOD1 output domain-containing protein, translated as MTVNENPQSSTSRPSDDDVSPNLVFETTYEYGTETDELTVLIVDAIADEMDVSPVKFVSKINEAVNPDAMERILRPLPDGTKRNGQLIFFLHGFRISIHGDGTVRIHETPA; from the coding sequence ATGACTGTCAACGAGAATCCGCAGAGCTCGACCTCGCGGCCGTCTGACGACGACGTATCGCCGAATCTCGTCTTCGAGACGACGTACGAGTACGGGACCGAAACCGACGAGCTGACCGTTCTCATCGTCGACGCCATCGCCGACGAGATGGACGTCTCTCCGGTGAAATTCGTCTCGAAGATCAACGAGGCCGTCAACCCCGACGCGATGGAGCGGATACTCCGCCCGCTACCGGACGGGACGAAGCGAAACGGCCAACTCATCTTCTTCCTCCACGGGTTCCGAATCAGCATTCACGGCGACGGCACGGTCCGGATTCACGAGACCCCGGCCTGA
- a CDS encoding DUF192 domain-containing protein, with the protein MPVVHDPEGRSRTIASTVDRAETMIEQSRGLMFRRSIPEDYALVFPFDGVGRRFIHMLFVRFPLDVIWLADETVQRASTLRPWRSVGYAKADTVLELPAGAADGVETGDTVVVDG; encoded by the coding sequence ATGCCCGTCGTCCACGACCCGGAGGGACGTTCGCGGACCATCGCCTCGACCGTAGACCGGGCCGAGACGATGATCGAACAGTCTCGGGGGCTGATGTTCCGGCGCTCGATCCCCGAGGACTACGCGCTCGTCTTTCCCTTCGACGGCGTCGGCCGGCGGTTCATTCACATGCTGTTCGTCCGCTTTCCCCTGGACGTGATCTGGCTGGCCGACGAGACTGTCCAGCGCGCGAGTACGTTACGCCCATGGCGGTCGGTGGGCTACGCGAAAGCCGATACCGTCCTCGAACTCCCGGCTGGAGCGGCGGATGGCGTCGAGACGGGAGACACCGTCGTCGTCGACGGGTGA
- a CDS encoding DUF7097 family protein, with the protein MEKAPGGTSVGVDDPYEHVDRCDFVTDEGKCRWAREHGQHDPEFADARSAEEFRCPAAVGPDGDPEGAEWDWADCPHFRCRNRDRECIRCGLEERRMAHSDERPLLEEHHLSYSEACEERSDERASATASGERSEPRDSGSADEADPAHEITVYLCRWCHSKVHGSWARIDDDANPDPEAIAEKEGRRTKEQSELGFQSAAERYDEE; encoded by the coding sequence ATGGAGAAGGCACCGGGCGGCACGAGCGTCGGCGTCGACGACCCCTACGAGCACGTCGACCGCTGTGACTTCGTCACCGACGAGGGGAAGTGCCGCTGGGCGCGCGAACACGGCCAACACGACCCGGAGTTCGCCGACGCCCGGAGCGCCGAGGAGTTCCGCTGTCCGGCGGCGGTGGGTCCGGACGGTGACCCCGAGGGCGCCGAGTGGGACTGGGCGGACTGCCCGCACTTTCGCTGTCGGAACCGCGACCGCGAGTGCATCCGCTGTGGCCTCGAAGAGCGGCGGATGGCCCACTCCGACGAGCGGCCGCTCTTGGAGGAGCATCACCTCTCGTATAGCGAGGCGTGCGAGGAGCGCAGCGACGAGCGGGCCTCGGCCACAGCGAGCGGTGAGCGAAGCGAACCGCGAGACAGCGGGTCAGCCGACGAGGCCGACCCGGCCCACGAGATCACGGTCTACCTCTGCCGCTGGTGTCACTCGAAGGTCCACGGGTCGTGGGCGCGCATCGACGACGACGCGAACCCCGACCCGGAGGCCATCGCCGAGAAAGAGGGCCGACGCACGAAAGAGCAGTCGGAACTGGGCTTTCAGTCGGCGGCCGAGCGGTACGACGAGGAGTGA
- a CDS encoding GMP synthase subunit A — protein sequence MTQIVVIDNHGQFTHLEQRALRDMGVDVELVDNTTPPEEIDADGIVLSGGPDMSDIGNCPEYLDLDVPVLGICLGMQLIADQLGGRVGGGEYGGYADVTVEILDDEDPLVGSLAPETRVWASHADEVKEVPEGFECTATSDVCGVEAMSDTDRDLYGVQWHPEVAHTEEGEEVFENFLAVCTQQSAPKQ from the coding sequence ATGACTCAGATCGTCGTCATCGACAACCACGGCCAGTTCACCCACCTGGAGCAGCGCGCGCTCCGGGACATGGGCGTCGACGTCGAGCTCGTCGACAACACTACGCCGCCCGAGGAGATCGACGCCGACGGAATCGTCCTCTCGGGCGGCCCGGACATGAGCGACATCGGCAACTGCCCCGAGTATCTCGACCTCGACGTGCCCGTTTTGGGCATCTGTCTGGGGATGCAACTGATCGCCGACCAGTTGGGCGGGCGCGTCGGCGGCGGCGAGTACGGCGGCTACGCCGACGTGACCGTCGAGATATTAGACGACGAGGACCCGCTCGTGGGGTCGCTCGCGCCCGAGACGCGCGTCTGGGCCAGTCACGCCGACGAGGTCAAGGAGGTTCCCGAGGGCTTCGAGTGCACCGCGACCTCGGACGTCTGTGGCGTCGAGGCGATGAGCGACACCGACCGGGACCTCTACGGCGTCCAGTGGCACCCCGAGGTCGCCCACACCGAGGAGGGCGAAGAAGTGTTCGAGAACTTCCTCGCGGTCTGTACCCAGCAGTCGGCCCCGAAGCAGTAG
- a CDS encoding DUF2070 family protein, which yields MTATQGNLAGLSRFIFRAPNWYSSLAFALFIAAVTGVAAFDSRFVLDDAWQGVFFIGFPTAIASAVTPWVDRRLDGQLTPNRASLLALICELITIAFLTVAGAIAVLTPRLGQNFVFDVLLVALASIFAFRLLILMAVSRHSLLKAAIPASVQTVAAAGLLAVYSGATALLLDNPTLRETLARAEVAPPEIQGFIPEDFLLLGVICALYALAVWLFLVTIDRPWRSSLGVSALDFLRGFIGHIAEGSDELEAFFEDIGEEALVPVTVLSVRRPGGEEKARFVLPMIHPGPMGEIGGGNLPKRVAAASDGLAFPPHATAGHDFNLVTEGEVDTILETADAAFEDIEYRAEATTSHRITEGEATLTGQAFGGNAFVVTTYAPGCADDVDYSVGLSAMSEARSDDVEEVLLVDAHNCNDGLDGEDLGHVVPGSQRSFDMIYGTGRLGETLTGSETGPLRCGVAWDETQWEPEEGIGPLGIRVCVFEVNDERTAYVLVDGNNMEPGLRDRILAAVEGVDRLEVMTSDTHIVNTVEAENQVGQAIPQEDVVALVDDLVERAVADLEPVEAGMASETAEVTVFGNDRTETLASTANAMVSLGGALAAAFIIVVMAISVLIFVLAGL from the coding sequence ATGACCGCGACACAGGGGAACCTCGCCGGTCTCTCCCGGTTCATCTTCCGGGCCCCGAACTGGTACTCCAGTCTCGCGTTCGCCCTGTTCATCGCCGCCGTCACCGGCGTCGCCGCCTTCGATTCACGGTTCGTCCTTGACGACGCGTGGCAGGGCGTGTTCTTCATCGGCTTCCCGACGGCCATCGCCAGCGCGGTGACACCGTGGGTCGACCGCCGGCTCGACGGCCAGTTGACGCCCAACCGCGCGTCGCTGCTCGCGCTCATCTGCGAACTCATCACCATCGCCTTCCTGACGGTCGCGGGAGCCATCGCCGTGCTCACGCCGCGGCTCGGCCAGAACTTCGTCTTCGACGTGTTGCTGGTCGCGTTAGCCTCCATCTTCGCGTTTCGCCTGCTCATCCTGATGGCCGTCTCCCGGCACTCCCTGCTGAAGGCGGCGATTCCGGCGAGCGTCCAGACCGTCGCGGCGGCGGGGTTACTGGCCGTCTACAGCGGCGCGACGGCGCTGCTCCTCGACAACCCGACGCTCCGGGAGACGCTCGCCCGCGCGGAGGTCGCCCCGCCGGAGATCCAGGGGTTCATCCCCGAGGACTTCCTGCTTCTGGGCGTCATCTGCGCCCTCTACGCGCTTGCGGTGTGGCTCTTCCTCGTCACCATCGACCGCCCGTGGCGCTCCTCGCTCGGCGTCTCCGCGCTGGACTTCCTGCGCGGGTTCATCGGCCACATCGCCGAGGGCTCCGACGAGCTGGAGGCGTTCTTCGAGGACATCGGCGAGGAAGCGCTCGTCCCCGTGACCGTCCTCTCGGTCCGCCGCCCCGGCGGCGAGGAGAAGGCCCGCTTCGTCCTGCCGATGATACATCCCGGGCCGATGGGGGAGATCGGCGGCGGGAACCTCCCGAAGCGCGTCGCGGCGGCGTCTGACGGGCTGGCGTTTCCGCCCCACGCCACCGCTGGCCACGACTTCAACCTCGTCACCGAGGGCGAGGTCGACACGATACTCGAGACCGCCGACGCCGCGTTCGAGGACATCGAGTACCGCGCCGAGGCGACGACGAGTCACCGCATCACCGAGGGCGAAGCGACGCTGACCGGACAGGCCTTCGGCGGGAACGCCTTCGTCGTGACGACGTACGCGCCCGGCTGTGCCGACGACGTGGACTACTCCGTCGGCCTCTCGGCGATGTCCGAGGCGCGCTCCGACGACGTCGAGGAGGTGCTGCTCGTGGACGCCCACAACTGCAACGACGGCCTCGACGGCGAGGACCTCGGCCACGTCGTCCCCGGCAGCCAGCGCTCGTTCGACATGATATACGGTACCGGCCGCCTCGGCGAGACGCTAACCGGGAGCGAGACCGGCCCGCTGCGCTGTGGCGTCGCGTGGGACGAGACCCAGTGGGAGCCCGAGGAGGGCATCGGCCCGCTGGGGATCCGCGTCTGCGTCTTCGAGGTGAACGACGAACGGACGGCCTACGTCCTCGTCGACGGCAACAACATGGAACCGGGGCTCCGGGACCGCATCCTCGCCGCCGTCGAGGGCGTCGACCGCCTCGAGGTGATGACGAGCGACACCCACATCGTCAACACCGTCGAGGCCGAGAACCAGGTCGGCCAGGCCATCCCCCAAGAGGACGTGGTCGCGCTCGTCGACGACCTCGTCGAGCGCGCCGTCGCCGACCTCGAACCCGTCGAGGCGGGGATGGCCAGCGAGACGGCCGAAGTGACGGTGTTCGGCAACGACCGCACCGAGACGCTGGCCTCGACGGCCAACGCGATGGTGTCGCTGGGCGGCGCGCTCGCGGCCGCGTTCATCATCGTCGTGATGGCCATCAGCGTCCTCATCTTCGTTCTGGCGGGGCTCTGA
- a CDS encoding AAA family ATPase, whose amino-acid sequence MDVTEASDLSNQVLDEVGSAVIADRDFFETVLLGVVGKGHVLLEDVPGTGKTLTAQSVATALGLSFSRVQFTPDLLPADITGTHVFNEQTREFEFTEGPIFANVVLADEINRAPPKTQSALLEAMEEGQVTVDGDTYELPRPFFVLATQNPVDMEGTFELPEAQVDRFLAKSSIGYPDSDGEVELLRRRAGRTEQSPSVEAVLDDEKVTNLRAVPETITVDDDLLSYMADVARATREDYRVEVGVSPRGTQRLFEAARAMATIEGREFVAPDDVKRVAQPVLAHRLVLTPDARVEQVDKRDVLADVLGQVPVPTV is encoded by the coding sequence ATGGACGTCACTGAGGCGAGTGACCTGTCGAATCAGGTCCTAGACGAGGTGGGGAGCGCAGTCATCGCCGACCGCGACTTCTTCGAGACGGTCCTGCTGGGCGTGGTGGGGAAAGGGCACGTCCTGCTGGAGGACGTTCCGGGCACGGGGAAGACGCTGACCGCCCAGAGCGTGGCGACGGCGCTCGGGCTCTCCTTCTCGCGCGTGCAGTTCACGCCGGACCTCCTGCCGGCGGACATCACCGGCACGCACGTCTTCAACGAGCAGACCCGCGAGTTCGAGTTCACGGAGGGACCGATCTTCGCCAACGTCGTGCTGGCCGACGAGATCAATCGCGCGCCGCCGAAGACCCAATCGGCGTTGCTCGAAGCGATGGAAGAGGGACAGGTCACCGTCGACGGCGACACCTACGAACTGCCCCGGCCGTTCTTCGTCCTCGCGACGCAGAACCCCGTCGACATGGAGGGGACCTTCGAGCTGCCGGAGGCCCAGGTCGACCGCTTCCTCGCGAAGAGTTCCATCGGCTACCCCGACAGCGACGGAGAGGTCGAACTGCTGCGCCGCCGGGCCGGCCGCACCGAACAGAGCCCGAGCGTCGAGGCCGTCCTCGACGACGAGAAAGTGACGAACCTGCGCGCCGTTCCCGAGACGATCACCGTCGACGACGACCTGCTGTCCTACATGGCCGACGTCGCGCGGGCGACCCGCGAGGACTACCGCGTCGAGGTGGGCGTCTCACCGCGCGGGACACAGCGGCTGTTCGAGGCTGCCCGGGCGATGGCGACCATCGAGGGGCGGGAGTTCGTCGCGCCGGACGACGTCAAGCGCGTCGCGCAGCCGGTGTTGGCCCATCGACTCGTGTTGACCCCGGACGCCCGCGTCGAGCAGGTCGACAAGCGCGACGTGCTGGCGGACGTGCTCGGCCAGGTACCGGTCCCAACGGTCTAG
- a CDS encoding DUF7519 family protein: MRRVRLVGVAAVAAALFGALAVATTRGSPVALVGVAAVTGGVVRSRRGAVTVGAAVVALGVLVAGVLGSGTVPLLFGVAAAVLAWDFGHYAVSLDESLTDGAVTHNAEVVRVAGGTLVAALTVGVVSAAGLTVAVPAADTLTATLLFAGTILTVYAVR; the protein is encoded by the coding sequence GTGAGGCGAGTCCGACTCGTCGGCGTCGCCGCGGTCGCGGCCGCGCTGTTCGGCGCGCTCGCCGTGGCGACGACCCGTGGTAGTCCGGTCGCACTGGTGGGCGTCGCCGCGGTGACCGGCGGCGTCGTCCGCTCACGCCGCGGCGCGGTGACGGTCGGCGCGGCGGTCGTCGCGCTCGGCGTCCTCGTCGCCGGGGTCCTCGGGAGCGGTACCGTCCCCCTCCTCTTCGGCGTCGCGGCGGCGGTGCTCGCGTGGGACTTCGGCCACTACGCGGTCTCGCTCGACGAGAGCCTGACCGACGGCGCGGTGACGCACAACGCGGAAGTGGTTCGGGTCGCCGGCGGGACGCTCGTCGCCGCGCTCACCGTCGGCGTCGTCTCCGCCGCGGGGCTGACGGTCGCCGTTCCCGCCGCGGACACCCTGACCGCGACGCTGCTGTTCGCGGGGACGATACTGACGGTCTACGCGGTCCGCTAG
- a CDS encoding DUF58 domain-containing protein, whose product MSYRRRAALAVGVPVVLAGLWGATTGAFSLSLRPGTIVFVGIFAVGLGLYGAYSRHRTEPRNPVLRDPSTRDVSPPEPATDGFGSEPTRRIARHRLTEDVRSLLRRALARGDGDTDAADAALASGEWTDDPSASAAFASEVGQRRQYRDRLAARLGGTTRLAYRLERAAAGLRSVLGLTADDDAPPEPRRASGPGTVRTGRWTGFQTVPLVFVGVGIVARRPGLVLAGAVAVVALAVSAASRVPEPGLTVNRAVDADDPTHGEEVTVTVRVRNDGDRTLLDCRLADGVPDTLAVTEGSAQLATALRPGAAATVEYAVRATRGDHAFDRPRAVVGDAAGTAATVTEPTVTGDDSISVSLPPADLSVPVRSRTTQHRGRIEADSGGDGIAFYATREYRPGDPLSRIDWNRYASTRELSTLQFREEQAATVVALVDARPAAYRAPTDPSLDTTVDRAVVAARGVVGSRIEAEDQVGLAALSTERLFVPPGGGHAHRSRLETALSSADAFGPTPADGEFYVGPTFRWLRRELPNAAQVVCCSSLTDDTVVRTLRYLAAYGHPVTVLSPDPGTRPTAGGTVAAAKRLFRLSDLRRQGIPVIDWRHGESLAAAIERQGREWSA is encoded by the coding sequence GTGAGTTATCGCCGTCGGGCGGCGCTCGCCGTCGGCGTCCCCGTCGTACTCGCCGGTCTCTGGGGCGCGACGACCGGGGCATTCTCACTGTCGCTCCGCCCGGGGACGATCGTCTTCGTCGGGATCTTCGCCGTCGGGTTGGGGTTGTACGGTGCGTACAGCCGGCACCGGACGGAACCGCGAAACCCGGTCCTGCGGGACCCCTCGACTCGCGACGTCTCGCCGCCGGAGCCGGCGACCGACGGGTTCGGCTCCGAGCCGACGCGACGCATCGCCCGACACCGGCTGACCGAGGACGTCCGCTCGCTGCTCCGGCGGGCGCTCGCCCGCGGCGACGGCGACACCGACGCCGCGGACGCGGCGCTCGCGTCGGGCGAGTGGACCGACGACCCGTCGGCGAGCGCCGCCTTCGCGAGCGAGGTGGGGCAACGGCGGCAGTACCGCGACCGACTGGCCGCGCGGCTCGGCGGGACGACGCGACTGGCCTACCGACTCGAACGCGCGGCGGCCGGCCTCCGGTCGGTGCTGGGACTCACGGCCGACGACGACGCGCCGCCCGAGCCGCGACGAGCCAGCGGGCCGGGGACGGTCCGGACCGGGCGCTGGACGGGCTTTCAGACGGTACCGCTCGTCTTCGTCGGCGTCGGGATCGTCGCCCGCCGGCCGGGGCTGGTACTGGCGGGGGCCGTCGCCGTCGTCGCGCTGGCGGTCAGCGCCGCCTCGCGGGTTCCCGAACCCGGTCTGACGGTGAATCGCGCCGTCGACGCCGACGACCCGACTCACGGTGAGGAGGTGACCGTGACGGTGCGGGTGCGCAACGACGGCGACCGGACGCTGCTCGACTGTCGCCTCGCCGACGGCGTGCCCGACACGCTCGCCGTGACCGAGGGGTCGGCGCAGTTGGCGACGGCGCTTCGGCCGGGCGCGGCGGCGACCGTCGAATACGCCGTCCGGGCGACCCGCGGCGATCACGCCTTCGACCGGCCGCGGGCGGTCGTCGGCGACGCGGCCGGAACCGCGGCGACGGTGACCGAGCCGACCGTCACCGGCGACGACTCGATTTCGGTCTCGCTGCCGCCCGCGGACCTCTCGGTACCGGTCCGGTCGCGGACGACGCAGCACCGCGGTCGCATCGAGGCCGACTCGGGCGGCGACGGGATCGCCTTCTACGCCACCCGCGAGTACCGCCCGGGGGACCCGCTCTCCCGCATCGACTGGAACCGGTACGCGAGCACGCGCGAGCTCTCGACGCTCCAGTTCCGAGAGGAACAGGCCGCGACCGTCGTCGCCCTCGTCGACGCCCGCCCGGCGGCCTACCGCGCGCCGACCGACCCGTCGCTGGATACGACCGTCGACCGCGCGGTCGTCGCCGCTCGCGGCGTCGTCGGGTCTCGAATCGAGGCTGAAGATCAGGTCGGCCTGGCCGCGCTCTCGACGGAGCGGCTGTTCGTCCCGCCGGGCGGCGGCCACGCACACCGGAGTCGGCTGGAGACGGCGCTGTCGAGCGCCGACGCCTTCGGGCCGACGCCCGCCGACGGCGAGTTCTACGTCGGGCCGACGTTCCGCTGGCTCCGGCGCGAGCTCCCGAACGCGGCGCAGGTGGTCTGCTGTTCGTCGCTCACCGACGACACGGTCGTCCGAACGCTCCGGTATCTGGCCGCCTACGGCCACCCGGTGACGGTCCTCAGCCCCGACCCGGGGACTCGACCGACGGCGGGGGGGACCGTCGCGGCCGCGAAGCGCCTGTTCAGGCTCTCGGACCTCCGACGGCAGGGGATCCCGGTGATCGACTGGCGACACGGGGAGTCGCTCGCGGCCGCCATCGAGCGACAGGGCCGGGAGTGGTCGGCGTGA